A region of Geobacillus sp. 46C-IIa DNA encodes the following proteins:
- the dapB gene encoding 4-hydroxy-tetrahydrodipicolinate reductase — MTIRIVIAGPRGRMGREAVALVQKTDHFELAAVIDRRYDGHRLADIDGFAGVDAPVYTDAARCFAEVKPDVLIDLTTPEVGKRHAELALRYGVRPVVGTTGFAPEEIERLTELAAEKELGAIIAPNFAVGAVLMMKFARMAAKYFTDVEIIELHHDQKLDAPSGTALKTAQLIAEVRPSKKQGHPDEKETLAGARGAAYDGIPIHSVRLPGFVAHQEVIFGGDGQTLTIRHDSLDRRSFMSGVKLAVETVMHLHTLVYGLEHILE; from the coding sequence ATGACGATCCGCATCGTCATTGCCGGACCGCGCGGCCGCATGGGCCGCGAAGCGGTGGCGCTTGTGCAGAAAACGGATCATTTTGAGCTGGCCGCGGTCATTGACCGCCGTTATGATGGACACCGTTTGGCTGACATCGACGGGTTCGCTGGTGTCGACGCCCCGGTTTATACCGATGCCGCTCGCTGTTTTGCCGAGGTGAAGCCGGATGTGCTCATCGATTTAACGACACCGGAAGTGGGAAAACGGCATGCGGAACTGGCGTTGCGCTATGGCGTCCGTCCTGTCGTCGGCACGACCGGGTTTGCGCCGGAAGAGATCGAGCGGCTGACCGAGCTGGCCGCGGAAAAAGAGCTCGGCGCCATCATCGCGCCCAACTTTGCTGTCGGCGCGGTGTTGATGATGAAGTTTGCCCGCATGGCGGCAAAATATTTCACTGATGTGGAAATTATCGAACTGCATCATGACCAAAAGCTTGACGCTCCATCCGGAACGGCGCTGAAAACGGCGCAGCTTATCGCTGAAGTGCGCCCATCGAAAAAACAAGGCCATCCGGACGAAAAAGAAACGCTCGCCGGCGCGCGCGGCGCCGCGTACGACGGCATTCCGATCCATAGCGTTCGCCTGCCGGGATTTGTCGCTCATCAGGAAGTCATTTTCGGGGGCGATGGACAGACGCTGACGATCCGCCACGATTCGCTTGACCGCCGCTCGTTCATGTCCGGCGTGAAGCTGGCGGTGGAAACGGTCATGCATTTACATACGCTCGTCTACGGGCTTGAACATATTTTAGAATAG
- the mgsA gene encoding methylglyoxal synthase, with amino-acid sequence MKIALIAHDEKKAEMVAFATAYAPVLANHELYATGTTGLRIQEATGLTVHRFQSGPYGGDQEIGAMIARNEMDLVIFFRDPLTAQPHEPDISALMRLCDVYAVPLATNIGTAELLIRGLERGDLAWRNIVRGRAKSGEEKETER; translated from the coding sequence ATGAAAATCGCGTTAATTGCCCATGACGAAAAAAAGGCGGAGATGGTCGCGTTTGCGACCGCCTACGCGCCTGTTTTGGCAAACCATGAACTGTACGCCACCGGCACGACCGGCTTGCGCATTCAGGAGGCGACCGGCCTCACCGTCCACCGCTTTCAGTCCGGGCCGTACGGGGGCGATCAGGAAATCGGGGCGATGATCGCCCGCAACGAGATGGACCTCGTCATTTTTTTCCGCGATCCGCTCACCGCCCAGCCGCACGAACCGGACATCAGCGCCCTCATGCGCCTTTGCGACGTCTATGCCGTGCCGCTCGCGACGAACATCGGGACGGCGGAGCTGCTCATTCGCGGGTTGGAGCGCGGCGATTTGGCATGGCGCAATATCGTCCGCGGCCGGGCGAAAAGCGGGGAGGAAAAGGAAACAGAAAGGTGA
- the bshB1 gene encoding bacillithiol biosynthesis deacetylase BshB1 translates to MVERCDLLAFGAHPDDVEIGMGGTIAKYVRRGYRAVICDLTKAELSSNGTVDERQKEAAEAARRLGVSERLNLELPDRGLSVEEEAIHRIVAVIRRYRPQVVFAPYWEDRHPDHGQCARLVEEAVFSAGIRRYGAGELGGAHRVRSVYYYMINAFCRPHVLIDISETVHDKLSSLRAYESQFERRPGSVETPLTNNYIEMIESRERWFGQQIGAAYAEGFLTKTPIHLFDLFEGAR, encoded by the coding sequence ATGGTGGAAAGATGCGATCTGTTGGCGTTTGGCGCCCATCCGGATGATGTCGAAATCGGCATGGGCGGGACGATTGCCAAATATGTGCGGCGCGGGTACCGCGCTGTCATTTGCGATTTGACGAAGGCGGAGCTGTCGTCCAACGGAACGGTCGATGAACGGCAGAAAGAGGCGGCCGAAGCAGCTCGCCGGCTTGGCGTATCGGAACGGCTGAATCTCGAGCTCCCCGACCGCGGCCTTTCTGTTGAAGAGGAGGCGATTCACCGCATCGTTGCGGTCATTCGCCGCTATCGGCCGCAGGTTGTATTCGCTCCGTATTGGGAGGACCGCCATCCGGATCACGGGCAATGCGCCCGCCTTGTCGAGGAAGCGGTCTTTTCCGCCGGCATCCGCCGCTACGGCGCCGGGGAGCTCGGTGGCGCCCACCGCGTCCGCTCGGTGTATTACTATATGATCAATGCCTTTTGCCGCCCGCATGTTCTTATCGATATTAGCGAAACGGTGCATGACAAGCTGTCGAGCTTGCGCGCCTATGAAAGCCAGTTTGAAAGGCGGCCCGGCTCGGTTGAGACGCCGCTGACAAACAACTACATTGAGATGATCGAAAGCCGCGAGCGCTGGTTCGGCCAGCAAATCGGCGCGGCATATGCCGAAGGGTTTTTGACAAAAACACCGATTCATCTTTTCGACTTATTTGAGGGAGCGCGATGA
- the bshA gene encoding N-acetyl-alpha-D-glucosaminyl L-malate synthase BshA → MKLKIGIVCYPTVGGSGVVATELGKLLAEKGHEIHFISSSMPFRLNKVYGNIYYHEVSVNQYSVFQYPPYDLALASKIAEVAKREQLDVLHAHYAVPHAVCAALARQMVGELPIVTTLHGTDITVLGYDPSLSDMIKFGIEQSDIVTAVSNALVRQTYELLEVQKPIHTVYNFVDERVYRRREASHLRREYGIGETDNVIIHVSNFRKVKRVPDVVRAFAIVRRHVPAKLLLVGDGPEMTVVCRLVKELGLSGDVRFLGKQDKLEELYSISDVMMLLSEKESFGLVLLEAMACGVPCIGTAIGGIPEVIEDGKSGFLCALGDVEEAAQKALALLTDRRLHDEMAKEAVQTVHRKFCSSDIVGQYEQLYASLAARKVRG, encoded by the coding sequence ATGAAGCTGAAAATAGGAATTGTCTGTTATCCGACGGTCGGAGGCTCAGGAGTCGTCGCCACCGAGCTTGGCAAGCTGCTTGCCGAAAAAGGGCATGAGATTCATTTTATTTCGTCAAGCATGCCGTTTCGGCTGAACAAAGTATACGGAAACATTTATTACCATGAAGTGAGCGTCAATCAATACTCTGTCTTTCAATACCCGCCGTACGATTTGGCGTTGGCAAGCAAAATCGCCGAGGTGGCGAAGCGGGAACAGCTTGATGTGCTTCATGCCCATTACGCCGTGCCGCACGCTGTCTGTGCCGCGCTGGCGCGCCAAATGGTCGGCGAACTGCCGATCGTCACGACGTTGCACGGCACCGACATCACGGTGTTGGGCTACGACCCGTCGCTTTCCGATATGATTAAGTTCGGCATCGAGCAATCCGACATCGTCACGGCGGTGTCTAACGCCCTCGTCCGGCAGACGTACGAGCTTCTTGAGGTGCAAAAGCCGATCCACACGGTTTACAATTTTGTTGACGAACGCGTCTACCGCCGCCGGGAGGCAAGCCATTTGCGGCGGGAGTACGGCATCGGTGAAACGGACAACGTCATCATTCACGTTTCTAATTTCCGGAAAGTGAAGCGCGTGCCCGATGTGGTGCGCGCGTTTGCCATCGTGCGCCGGCACGTGCCGGCCAAGCTCTTGCTTGTCGGCGACGGCCCGGAAATGACCGTCGTCTGCCGCCTTGTCAAAGAGCTTGGACTTAGCGGCGACGTCCGATTTTTAGGAAAACAGGACAAGCTTGAAGAGTTGTATTCGATCAGCGATGTGATGATGCTGCTGTCGGAAAAAGAAAGTTTCGGGCTTGTCTTGCTCGAGGCGATGGCGTGCGGCGTCCCGTGCATCGGCACGGCGATCGGCGGCATCCCGGAAGTGATTGAAGACGGAAAAAGCGGCTTTTTATGTGCGCTCGGTGATGTCGAGGAAGCGGCTCAAAAAGCGCTCGCGCTGCTGACCGACCGCCGCCTGCATGACGAAATGGCAAAAGAGGCGGTGCAAACCGTTCATCGAAAGTTCTGCTCGTCCGATATCGTCGGGCAGTATGAACAGCTATATGCTTCACTGGCGGCAAGGAAGGTGAGAGGATGA
- a CDS encoding CCA tRNA nucleotidyltransferase: protein MKPPFQQALGIIRQLKRHGHEAYFVGGAVRDLLIGRPIGDVDIATSALPDEVMAIFPKTIDVGSRHGTVVVVHEGTAYEVTTFRTDGDYEDYRRPGVVTFVRSLEEDLKRRDFTMNAIAMDEHGTIIDPFGGQEAIQKRLICTVGEADARFREDALRMMRAVRFVSQLGFSLAVDTKRAIIANAPLLAHISVERMTMEMEKLLAGPFAAEALPLLAETGLSAYLPGLAEKDGLLRRAAAYRWPWLTSREERWALLCQALGITESRPFLRAWKLPNKVIDEAGAILAALAAVPEPAAWTNEQLFLAGLKRVLSVETVRAALTGKPPEPQHETLRRRFAALPVKTKGELVVNGKEVIEWIGKPAGPWVKETLDAIWRAVVNGEVENEKERIYAWLMERSRTQEKNC from the coding sequence ATGAAACCGCCGTTCCAACAGGCGCTTGGCATCATCCGGCAGCTGAAGCGGCATGGCCATGAGGCGTATTTCGTCGGCGGTGCGGTGCGCGACTTGTTGATCGGGCGCCCGATCGGCGACGTTGACATTGCGACGAGCGCCTTGCCGGATGAAGTGATGGCGATTTTCCCGAAAACGATCGATGTCGGTTCAAGGCACGGCACGGTCGTCGTCGTGCATGAAGGAACGGCGTACGAAGTGACGACGTTCCGCACCGATGGCGACTATGAAGACTACCGCCGCCCGGGGGTGGTGACGTTCGTCCGCTCGCTTGAAGAGGACTTGAAGCGGCGCGATTTTACAATGAATGCGATCGCCATGGACGAGCACGGGACGATCATTGACCCGTTCGGCGGGCAAGAGGCGATCCAAAAGCGGCTCATTTGCACCGTCGGAGAAGCGGACGCGCGGTTTCGTGAAGATGCGCTCCGCATGATGCGGGCCGTCCGTTTCGTCAGCCAGCTTGGATTTTCGCTCGCTGTCGACACGAAGCGGGCGATCATCGCCAACGCGCCGCTTCTCGCCCATATTTCGGTTGAGCGGATGACGATGGAGATGGAAAAGCTGCTCGCCGGCCCGTTTGCTGCCGAAGCGCTGCCGCTTTTGGCTGAAACAGGGCTGTCCGCCTACTTGCCGGGGCTGGCCGAAAAAGACGGGTTGCTGCGCCGAGCAGCTGCGTACCGCTGGCCGTGGCTCACATCGCGCGAAGAGCGGTGGGCGCTTTTGTGCCAAGCGCTTGGCATCACGGAAAGTCGGCCGTTTTTGCGCGCATGGAAGCTGCCGAACAAGGTGATCGATGAAGCCGGAGCCATATTGGCGGCGCTCGCTGCCGTCCCCGAACCGGCCGCGTGGACGAACGAGCAGCTGTTTTTGGCCGGCCTCAAGCGGGTGCTCTCGGTTGAAACGGTGCGCGCCGCGTTGACCGGAAAGCCGCCTGAGCCGCAGCATGAAACGCTGCGCCGCCGTTTTGCCGCCTTACCGGTCAAAACGAAAGGCGAGCTCGTGGTCAACGGAAAAGAGGTCATTGAGTGGATCGGGAAACCGGCCGGCCCGTGGGTGAAAGAGACGCTGGACGCCATATGGCGGGCGGTTGTCAACGGTGAAGTTGAAAACGAGAAGGAGCGGATTTACGCATGGCTCATGGAGCGCAGTCGGACACAAGAAAAAAACTGTTAG
- a CDS encoding biotin--[acetyl-CoA-carboxylase] ligase — MAHGAQSDTRKKLLELFAEADGGFLSGQKISEQLGCSRAAVWKHIEELRKEGFELEAVRRLGYRIVSTPDKVTANEIQLGLKTETLGHTIHFFEEVDSTQRIAAKLAYEGAPEGTLVVAEEQTAGRGRLDRKWFSPQGTGIWMSLILRPPIPPQQAPQLTLLVAVAVSQAIQEVTGLVPDIKWPNDILLHGKKCAGILTELQADPDRVRSVIVGIGMNVNQTSTQFPEDIRAIATSLAIEKGERMKRAPLIQEILLQLERLYKQYLEHGFRPIKLLWEGYAVSIGKPVTARTLGGVMRGVARGITDDGLLILEDEQNQLHYIHSADIQL; from the coding sequence ATGGCTCATGGAGCGCAGTCGGACACAAGAAAAAAACTGTTAGAACTGTTTGCCGAGGCAGACGGCGGGTTCCTGTCCGGACAAAAGATCAGCGAGCAGCTCGGCTGTTCGCGGGCGGCCGTATGGAAACATATCGAGGAGCTGCGCAAAGAAGGGTTTGAACTCGAAGCGGTGCGCCGCCTCGGCTACCGGATCGTGAGCACGCCCGATAAGGTGACGGCAAACGAAATCCAGCTTGGCTTGAAAACCGAAACGCTCGGCCATACGATCCATTTTTTTGAGGAAGTCGATTCGACGCAGCGCATCGCGGCGAAGCTGGCGTATGAAGGGGCGCCGGAAGGGACGCTTGTCGTCGCCGAAGAGCAGACAGCCGGGCGCGGGCGCCTGGACCGGAAATGGTTTTCCCCGCAAGGAACCGGCATTTGGATGAGCCTGATTTTGCGGCCGCCCATCCCGCCGCAGCAGGCGCCGCAGTTGACGCTGCTTGTTGCCGTGGCGGTCAGCCAAGCCATTCAAGAAGTGACCGGGCTCGTTCCGGATATTAAATGGCCGAACGACATTTTGCTTCACGGCAAAAAATGCGCCGGCATTTTAACGGAGCTGCAGGCCGACCCCGACCGCGTCCGTTCGGTCATCGTCGGCATCGGCATGAACGTGAACCAGACAAGCACGCAATTTCCTGAGGACATTCGCGCCATTGCCACATCGCTCGCCATTGAAAAAGGGGAGCGCATGAAGCGTGCGCCGCTCATTCAAGAAATTTTACTTCAGCTTGAGCGGTTATATAAGCAATATTTGGAGCACGGCTTCCGTCCGATTAAGCTTCTTTGGGAAGGGTACGCCGTTTCGATCGGCAAACCGGTGACGGCAAGGACGCTGGGCGGGGTGATGCGCGGCGTCGCCCGCGGCATTACCGATGACGGGCTGCTGATCCTTGAGGATGAGCAAAACCAACTCCATTATATTCATTCAGCGGATATTCAACTGTAA
- the panB gene encoding 3-methyl-2-oxobutanoate hydroxymethyltransferase: MKTKADFFRMKQADEPIVMVTAYDFPSAKLAEQAGVDMILVGDSLGMVVLGYDSTVPVTVDDMIHHTKAVRRGAPNTFIVTDMPFMSYHASKEEALQNARRIMQQSGANAVKVEGADDVVEVIAALTKAGVPVVAHLGLTPQSVGVLGGYKVQGKDAESAKKLLDDAKQCEQAGAIALVLECVPKQLGAAVAQALTIPVIGIGAGAEVDGQVLVYHDLLGYGVSRVPKFVKQYAAVQETIVEALANYVADVRLRQFPEPAHTFTMKEEEWVALYGGNQS, encoded by the coding sequence GTGAAGACGAAAGCCGATTTTTTTCGCATGAAGCAGGCGGATGAGCCGATCGTGATGGTGACCGCTTACGACTTTCCGTCGGCGAAGCTGGCTGAACAGGCCGGGGTGGATATGATTTTAGTCGGCGATTCGCTCGGCATGGTCGTGCTCGGCTACGACTCGACGGTCCCGGTGACGGTCGATGACATGATCCATCATACGAAGGCGGTCCGCCGCGGTGCACCGAATACGTTTATCGTTACGGACATGCCGTTTATGTCGTACCATGCGTCCAAGGAAGAGGCGCTGCAAAACGCTCGGCGCATCATGCAGCAATCGGGGGCGAACGCCGTCAAAGTCGAGGGGGCGGATGACGTCGTTGAGGTGATCGCCGCACTGACGAAAGCCGGGGTGCCGGTCGTCGCCCATCTCGGGCTGACGCCGCAGTCCGTCGGCGTGCTTGGCGGCTATAAAGTGCAAGGCAAAGATGCGGAAAGCGCCAAAAAGCTGCTTGATGATGCAAAACAGTGCGAGCAGGCGGGAGCGATTGCGCTCGTCTTGGAGTGCGTGCCGAAGCAGCTCGGGGCGGCTGTGGCTCAAGCGCTCACCATTCCCGTCATCGGCATCGGCGCTGGGGCGGAAGTCGACGGCCAAGTGCTCGTCTATCACGACTTGCTTGGCTACGGCGTCAGCCGCGTGCCGAAGTTTGTCAAACAATACGCCGCCGTTCAAGAGACGATCGTCGAGGCGCTGGCGAACTATGTCGCTGATGTCAGGCTGCGCCAGTTTCCAGAGCCGGCGCACACGTTTACGATGAAGGAAGAGGAATGGGTGGCCTTATACGGAGGAAACCAATCATGA
- the panC gene encoding pantoate--beta-alanine ligase — protein sequence MIIVDRIREMQALMRQCRREGKTIGFVPTMGYLHEGHAALIDRAREENDMVVVSIFVNPLQFGPNEDFARYPRDFARDRHIAEQRGVDVLFHPEAGEMYPGPLTVQAVVKARTDVLCGRSRPGHFDGVATVLIKLFHIVMPDRAYFGMKDAQQVAVVDGLIRDFNFPIELVPVPTVREADGLAKSSRNVYLSPQERKEAPALYQALQAAAAAVEDGERSADAIRRLVKEHIEAHTHAEIDYVEVCSYPDLTPLETLHGTVLVAVAVRFASARLIDNVILRLPKAPRQEE from the coding sequence ATGATCATCGTCGATCGGATTCGTGAAATGCAGGCGCTGATGCGCCAATGCCGCCGCGAAGGAAAAACGATCGGGTTCGTCCCGACGATGGGCTATTTGCACGAAGGGCATGCCGCCCTCATCGATCGGGCGCGCGAAGAGAACGACATGGTCGTCGTCAGCATTTTTGTCAATCCGCTTCAGTTTGGACCGAACGAAGATTTTGCCCGCTATCCGCGCGATTTCGCCCGCGACCGGCACATCGCCGAACAGCGCGGAGTCGACGTGTTGTTTCATCCGGAGGCAGGCGAGATGTACCCGGGGCCGCTCACGGTGCAAGCGGTCGTCAAAGCGCGCACCGATGTATTGTGCGGACGGTCGCGGCCCGGCCATTTCGACGGCGTAGCGACGGTGCTCATTAAGCTGTTTCACATCGTTATGCCTGACCGCGCCTATTTCGGCATGAAAGATGCTCAGCAAGTGGCTGTTGTTGACGGCTTGATTCGCGATTTCAATTTTCCGATTGAGCTCGTGCCGGTGCCGACGGTCCGCGAGGCCGACGGGCTGGCGAAAAGCTCGCGCAACGTCTATTTATCGCCGCAAGAACGGAAGGAGGCGCCGGCGCTCTATCAGGCGCTGCAGGCGGCAGCGGCGGCCGTTGAGGACGGGGAGCGGAGCGCTGATGCCATTCGCCGTCTCGTCAAAGAGCATATTGAAGCGCATACGCATGCCGAGATCGATTATGTCGAAGTGTGCTCGTACCCGGATTTGACGCCGCTTGAAACGCTTCACGGAACGGTGCTCGTCGCGGTTGCCGTCCGGTTTGCGAGCGCCCGCTTGATCGACAATGTCATCCTTAGGCTGCCCAAGGCGCCAAGACAAGAGGAGTAG
- the panD gene encoding aspartate 1-decarboxylase codes for MFRTLMNAKIHRARVTEANLDYVGSITIDEDILDAVGMVANEKVQVVNNNNGARFETYIIPGERGSGVFCLNGAAARLVQKGDIIIVISYALVPEEKIAAHRPKIAIMDENNRIAQLIAEEPAHTIL; via the coding sequence ATGTTTCGTACGCTTATGAACGCCAAAATTCACCGCGCCCGCGTAACGGAAGCGAACTTAGATTATGTCGGCAGCATTACGATCGACGAAGATATTTTAGATGCGGTCGGCATGGTGGCTAATGAAAAAGTGCAAGTCGTCAACAATAATAACGGGGCCCGCTTTGAAACGTACATCATCCCCGGCGAGCGCGGCAGCGGCGTCTTTTGCCTAAACGGCGCCGCCGCCCGCCTCGTGCAAAAGGGAGACATCATTATCGTCATTTCGTATGCGCTCGTTCCGGAAGAAAAAATCGCTGCACACCGGCCGAAAATCGCCATTATGGACGAAAACAACCGCATCGCGCAGCTCATCGCCGAAGAGCCGGCGCATACGATTTTATAA
- the dinG gene encoding ATP-dependent DNA helicase DinG — protein sequence MAMRFVIIDLETTGNGPKKGDRIIQLGMAVVEDGSIVERFASFFNPEQPIPLFIQQLTNIDEETVEGAPLFADKAAEITAMMDGAYFVAHNVDFDLPFLQAELERAGRPPFAGPTIDTVELARIVLPTAESYKLGDLAKQLGLRHDRPHQADSDAEVTAKLFIALLERLGRLPLVTLEQLRRLARHLKSDIYSLLDVAIAEKQKEAPTDSTVALYRGIALKKPDGGKPELDDGGERPTSVSFAAFYEQAPPLPLPGYKRREGQWEMMQLVYEALSTSQHALIEAGTGLGKSLAYFIPAAFFACERQERVVISTHTLQLQEQLIRRDWPVLRQVVTAPLRVAVLKGKQNYLSLDKFASFLPEPNDTYDAALLKCQLLVWLLETDSGDLDELNVSSGARLSLSALAIGEEEDGGRHHFFAQAKRRAEQADLIITNHAFLLHDLTASTPLLPPFRYLVIDEAHRLEEIAARYFGERIDYVSFRLSTAKMVQTITKWLEAEQGEARDVLARCQRHLEGLQFEGDELFRLLRRYALGKKPARAGRCRCRFSPVDECGRTWQAAVELCWRLRDLAAALVGEAKPLLASAATDDGTLSASLAADLAALNQQIDALVQLLTEAEPGTVRWIEADEKGAANAVRLYSQPVDLADFFADRLFMKKRSVILTSATLAVRGRFAYMAARLGLDDFYPLCRSFPAPFRYEEQAALFVPTDLPLVSAVPLEAYAEAAAAAVLSIARRVGRRTLVLFPSYELLKMTAEALKTEEADEPFVLIAQGIQSGSPAKLLRTFLQFDHAVLFGTSGFWEGIDLPGSALDVLIIARLPFAPPDDPVMEAKSERIRAAGGDPFYELSLPEAVLRFKQGFGRLIRTERDKGAVFVLDRRLTAASYGTDFLASLPPLSVYEGALSELLDKASDWLL from the coding sequence ATGGCAATGCGCTTTGTCATTATCGACTTAGAGACAACCGGAAACGGACCAAAAAAAGGCGACCGGATCATCCAGCTCGGCATGGCGGTCGTTGAAGACGGCTCGATCGTCGAGCGGTTTGCCAGCTTCTTTAACCCGGAACAACCGATTCCGCTGTTCATCCAACAGCTGACGAACATCGACGAAGAGACGGTGGAAGGAGCGCCGCTGTTTGCCGACAAGGCGGCGGAGATCACGGCGATGATGGATGGCGCGTATTTTGTCGCCCATAACGTCGATTTTGATTTGCCGTTTTTGCAAGCCGAACTCGAACGGGCCGGCCGGCCGCCGTTTGCCGGTCCGACGATCGATACGGTCGAGCTTGCCCGCATCGTGCTGCCGACAGCGGAAAGCTATAAGCTCGGCGACTTGGCGAAACAGCTTGGCCTCCGCCATGACCGCCCGCATCAAGCGGACAGCGATGCGGAAGTGACCGCCAAGCTGTTCATCGCTTTGCTTGAGCGGCTTGGCCGCCTTCCGCTTGTGACGCTTGAACAGCTCCGACGCCTTGCCCGTCATTTGAAAAGCGATATTTACTCGCTTCTTGATGTCGCCATCGCCGAAAAACAGAAAGAAGCGCCAACGGATAGTACGGTCGCCCTCTACCGCGGCATCGCGCTAAAAAAACCGGACGGCGGAAAACCAGAGTTGGATGATGGCGGAGAGCGCCCCACTTCAGTTTCGTTTGCCGCTTTTTACGAACAAGCGCCGCCCCTCCCGCTTCCCGGCTACAAGCGGCGTGAAGGGCAATGGGAAATGATGCAGCTCGTCTATGAGGCGTTATCTACGTCCCAGCATGCGCTCATTGAGGCGGGAACCGGGCTTGGCAAGTCGCTCGCCTATTTCATCCCGGCCGCCTTTTTTGCCTGCGAGCGACAAGAACGGGTCGTCATCAGCACGCATACACTCCAGCTGCAAGAGCAGCTCATCCGCCGCGATTGGCCGGTGCTGCGGCAAGTTGTGACGGCCCCGCTCCGCGTCGCCGTCTTGAAAGGGAAGCAAAACTACCTTTCCCTTGACAAGTTCGCTTCGTTTTTGCCTGAGCCGAACGACACATACGATGCGGCGCTTTTGAAATGCCAGCTGCTTGTCTGGCTGCTTGAGACAGACAGCGGCGATTTGGATGAATTGAATGTATCGTCCGGGGCCCGTCTCTCGCTGTCAGCGCTCGCCATTGGCGAGGAGGAAGACGGCGGGCGGCATCATTTTTTCGCGCAGGCGAAACGGCGGGCCGAACAGGCCGATCTCATCATTACGAACCATGCGTTTTTGCTTCATGATTTGACTGCTTCAACGCCGCTTTTGCCGCCGTTTCGTTATCTCGTCATTGATGAGGCGCATCGGCTTGAGGAGATCGCTGCCCGTTATTTTGGTGAGCGGATCGACTATGTGTCATTTCGGCTGTCAACCGCTAAAATGGTGCAAACGATCACGAAATGGCTGGAAGCGGAGCAAGGCGAAGCGAGAGACGTTCTCGCCCGCTGCCAGCGGCACCTTGAAGGGCTGCAATTTGAAGGGGACGAGCTGTTCCGCTTGCTGCGCCGCTATGCGCTAGGGAAAAAGCCGGCGCGGGCCGGGCGTTGCCGTTGCCGTTTTTCGCCGGTGGACGAGTGCGGGCGGACGTGGCAGGCGGCCGTTGAGCTATGTTGGCGTCTGCGTGATCTGGCGGCGGCGCTGGTTGGGGAGGCAAAACCGCTTCTGGCATCCGCTGCAACCGACGATGGAACACTGTCCGCCTCGCTCGCAGCTGACCTTGCGGCGCTAAATCAGCAAATAGACGCCCTCGTTCAGCTGCTGACCGAGGCGGAGCCGGGGACCGTCCGCTGGATCGAAGCCGATGAAAAAGGGGCGGCGAACGCGGTCCGGCTTTATTCGCAACCAGTCGATCTTGCTGATTTTTTCGCTGACCGGCTGTTTATGAAAAAACGGAGCGTGATTTTAACGTCAGCGACGCTCGCCGTTCGCGGCCGGTTCGCCTATATGGCGGCGCGCCTCGGCCTGGACGATTTTTACCCGCTCTGCCGCTCGTTTCCGGCGCCATTTCGCTATGAGGAGCAAGCCGCGCTGTTTGTGCCGACGGATCTGCCGCTCGTTTCCGCCGTGCCGCTTGAGGCGTACGCCGAAGCGGCGGCCGCGGCCGTGCTCTCGATCGCCCGGCGCGTCGGCCGGCGGACGCTTGTGTTGTTCCCGTCGTATGAGCTGTTGAAAATGACGGCTGAGGCGCTGAAAACGGAAGAAGCAGATGAGCCGTTCGTGTTGATTGCCCAAGGGATACAAAGCGGCAGCCCGGCAAAGCTTTTGCGAACATTTTTGCAGTTTGATCACGCCGTGCTGTTTGGGACGAGCGGCTTTTGGGAAGGGATTGATTTGCCGGGTTCGGCGCTCGATGTCCTCATTATCGCCCGCTTGCCGTTTGCGCCTCCAGACGATCCGGTGATGGAGGCGAAAAGTGAGCGGATTCGCGCCGCCGGCGGCGACCCGTTTTACGAGTTGTCACTTCCCGAGGCGGTGCTCCGCTTTAAGCAAGGATTTGGCCGCCTCATCCGCACCGAGCGTGACAAAGGAGCCGTATTTGTGCTCGATCGCCGGCTGACCGCCGCTTCGTACGGGACCGATTTTCTCGCTTCACTGCCGCCGCTTTCGGTATATGAGGGGGCGCTTTCCGAGCTGCTTGATAAAGCAAGCGACTGGCTTTTATGA
- a CDS encoding YpmA family protein, translated as MESKIEVLATVKIQHSDDLYKIVDCLNRTLKRDNLMFGLALDENDKRQAVFTIYRT; from the coding sequence ATGGAAAGCAAAATTGAAGTGCTCGCCACCGTCAAAATCCAGCACTCCGACGATTTGTACAAAATCGTTGACTGCTTGAACCGAACGCTGAAGCGCGACAATTTGATGTTTGGCCTTGCTTTGGATGAAAACGACAAACGCCAAGCGGTCTTTACGATTTATCGGACGTGA